The following proteins are encoded in a genomic region of Sphingopyxis sp. YF1:
- the der gene encoding ribosome biogenesis GTPase Der, with amino-acid sequence MARSATIAIVGRPNVGKSTLFNRLVGKRLALVDDQPGVTRDRREGDAELLGLKFTIVDTAGFEDYDAATLPGRMRVQTEKAVREADAALFMIDGRAGVTPLDEEIARWLRSEDTPIILLVNKAEGKQGENGLMESYSLGFDNPIALSAEHGEGVVDLFDALRPIVEAYDAAEAEALPAIGDDEDEDAPLGPMKLAIVGRPNAGKSTLINRMIGEDRLITGPEAGITRDSIRVDWQWEKDGEVHEIQLFDTAGMRKRAKVVDKLEKLSVADALHAVDFAEVVVLLLDATKGLEAQDLRIADKVLQEGRALIVALNKWDIAEDPSALFNGVRTALDDGLSQVKGVPVLSISGATGKGIDTLVRVAFEQREIWTNRVSTARLNRWFEGAVTANPPPAPGGKRIKLRYITQARTRPPTFVVFGTRTDALPGSYERYLVNGMRKELGFQGVPVRLNFRNSRNPYDE; translated from the coding sequence ATGGCGCGATCCGCAACGATCGCCATTGTCGGCCGGCCCAATGTCGGCAAGTCGACGCTGTTCAACCGGCTCGTCGGCAAGCGCCTTGCGCTTGTCGACGACCAGCCGGGGGTGACGCGCGACCGGCGCGAGGGCGACGCCGAACTGCTGGGTCTGAAATTCACGATCGTCGACACCGCGGGGTTCGAGGATTACGACGCCGCGACGCTGCCGGGCCGGATGCGCGTCCAGACCGAGAAAGCGGTGCGCGAAGCCGATGCCGCGCTGTTCATGATCGATGGTCGCGCCGGGGTGACCCCGCTCGACGAGGAAATCGCGCGCTGGCTGCGCAGCGAGGACACGCCGATCATCCTGCTGGTCAACAAGGCCGAGGGCAAGCAGGGCGAGAATGGCCTGATGGAAAGCTATTCGCTCGGCTTCGACAATCCGATCGCATTGAGCGCCGAGCATGGCGAGGGCGTCGTCGATCTGTTCGACGCGCTGCGACCGATCGTCGAGGCCTATGACGCGGCCGAAGCCGAAGCATTGCCGGCCATCGGGGACGACGAGGATGAGGATGCGCCCCTCGGCCCGATGAAGCTCGCGATCGTCGGACGCCCGAATGCGGGCAAGTCGACGCTGATCAACCGCATGATCGGCGAGGATCGCCTGATCACCGGGCCCGAAGCCGGGATCACGCGCGATTCGATCCGCGTCGACTGGCAGTGGGAAAAGGACGGCGAGGTCCACGAGATCCAGCTGTTCGACACCGCGGGCATGCGCAAGCGCGCCAAGGTGGTCGACAAGCTCGAAAAACTGTCCGTCGCCGACGCGCTCCACGCGGTCGATTTCGCCGAGGTCGTCGTGCTGCTGCTCGACGCGACCAAGGGGCTCGAGGCGCAGGATCTGCGCATCGCCGACAAGGTGCTTCAGGAAGGGCGTGCGCTGATCGTCGCGCTCAACAAATGGGATATCGCCGAGGACCCCTCGGCGCTGTTCAACGGGGTGCGCACCGCGCTCGACGACGGTCTCTCGCAGGTCAAGGGCGTGCCCGTGCTCAGCATCTCGGGCGCGACCGGCAAGGGGATCGACACGCTGGTGCGCGTCGCGTTCGAACAGCGCGAGATCTGGACCAATCGCGTCTCGACCGCGCGGCTCAACCGCTGGTTCGAGGGCGCGGTGACCGCGAACCCGCCGCCGGCGCCGGGGGGCAAGCGGATCAAGCTGCGCTACATCACCCAGGCGCGCACGCGGCCGCCGACCTTTGTCGTCTTCGGCACGCGCACCGACGCGCTGCCGGGCAGCTACGAACGTTATCTGGTCAACGGCATGCGCAAGGAACTGGGGTTCCAGGGCGTGCCGGTGCGGCTCAATTTCCGCAATTCGCGCAATCCCTATGACGAGTGA
- a CDS encoding sulfurtransferase TusA family protein: MTHAEAVTVDARGMRCPWPALRLARAMRDADAAILLADDPRAGREAAALAAEHGWTIAAEGEARWRVCRG, translated from the coding sequence GTGACGCATGCGGAGGCGGTGACCGTCGACGCGCGCGGCATGCGTTGCCCCTGGCCGGCGCTGCGGCTCGCGCGGGCGATGCGCGATGCCGACGCCGCGATCCTGCTTGCCGACGATCCGCGGGCGGGACGCGAGGCCGCGGCGCTCGCCGCCGAACATGGCTGGACGATCGCCGCCGAGGGCGAGGCGCGCTGGCGGGTTTGCCGCGGCTGA
- a CDS encoding Hpt domain-containing protein has product MTASGPKTELLPRDKRVDDILVDWDEFRATRTQLGAAFVRILGYFREDGTKSVAAIEDAMRARDARGLVMPAHTLKGESRQFGAERLAELAEDIEMFARHCVEAQVSPEEYLPRVVELRPLFEQTLAALEREANPLVQRRAPGFGRAVGY; this is encoded by the coding sequence ATGACAGCATCGGGACCAAAGACCGAATTGCTGCCAAGGGACAAACGAGTGGACGATATCCTGGTCGATTGGGATGAATTCCGCGCGACGCGCACCCAGCTCGGCGCCGCTTTTGTGCGGATATTGGGCTATTTTCGCGAGGACGGCACCAAATCGGTCGCCGCGATCGAGGACGCAATGCGCGCGCGCGACGCGCGCGGACTCGTCATGCCCGCGCACACGCTGAAGGGCGAATCGCGCCAGTTCGGTGCCGAGAGGCTCGCCGAACTCGCCGAGGATATCGAAATGTTCGCGCGTCACTGCGTCGAGGCGCAGGTCAGCCCCGAAGAATATCTGCCGCGCGTGGTCGAATTGCGCCCCCTGTTCGAACAGACGCTCGCCGCGCTCGAGCGCGAGGCCAATCCGCTCGTCCAGCGCCGCGCCCCGGGTTTCGGCCGCGCCGTCGGTTACTGA
- a CDS encoding DUF418 domain-containing protein — MTATTATTARYESLDAIRGVAVMGILAMNILAFGLPFPAYSNPAAAGPPGGADIAAWFVSFVFIDAKMRGLFSILFGASTLLVIEGATARGRSAAGAHYARMFWLALFGLAHFYLIWFGDILFLYAMCGLLLFLFRSLSVRALVAWAVAFLAIDILLFGSGWAAMALAEAGRMSPAANAAMQEGLAQINRDMGPSTPAYATDLTLHLGSYAQLVAHRTGEMGAFPFVSLGLFGWETIGLMLFGMALFKTRMLTGEWDAARYRHWAMGSFAIAVPPLVALAAYQYRSGFSGTSVFGSTIALSVPFDVVMAIGWAALIMLLIGTVASPGARARLAAAGRMAFTNYLTTSIVMTTIFYGYGLGLYGAVPRVALYLFCIGMWAAMLLWSKPWLDRFHYGPLEWLWRSLSRGALQPMRKVAVPQ, encoded by the coding sequence TTGACCGCGACCACAGCGACGACCGCGCGCTACGAAAGCCTCGACGCGATCCGCGGCGTCGCGGTGATGGGCATATTGGCGATGAATATTCTCGCCTTCGGCCTGCCCTTCCCCGCCTATTCGAACCCGGCCGCGGCCGGACCGCCGGGCGGCGCCGACATCGCGGCATGGTTCGTCAGTTTCGTCTTCATCGATGCCAAGATGCGCGGGCTCTTTTCGATCCTGTTCGGCGCGAGCACGCTGCTCGTGATCGAGGGCGCGACGGCGCGCGGACGCAGCGCGGCGGGCGCGCATTATGCACGCATGTTCTGGCTCGCGCTCTTCGGACTCGCCCATTTCTACCTGATCTGGTTCGGCGACATCCTGTTCCTCTACGCGATGTGCGGGCTGCTGCTCTTCCTGTTCCGGAGCCTGTCGGTCCGGGCGCTCGTCGCATGGGCCGTCGCCTTCCTCGCGATCGACATATTGCTCTTCGGTTCGGGCTGGGCTGCGATGGCGCTCGCCGAGGCGGGGCGCATGTCGCCCGCGGCGAATGCGGCGATGCAGGAGGGGCTGGCGCAGATCAATCGCGACATGGGACCGTCGACCCCCGCCTATGCAACCGACCTCACGCTCCACCTCGGCAGCTATGCACAGCTGGTGGCGCACCGGACCGGCGAGATGGGGGCCTTTCCCTTCGTGTCGCTCGGGCTGTTCGGCTGGGAAACGATCGGCCTGATGCTGTTCGGCATGGCGCTGTTCAAGACGCGCATGCTGACCGGCGAATGGGACGCCGCACGCTATCGCCACTGGGCGATGGGGTCCTTCGCCATCGCCGTGCCGCCGCTCGTCGCACTCGCCGCCTATCAGTACCGCTCGGGGTTCAGCGGCACATCGGTCTTCGGATCGACGATCGCGCTGTCGGTGCCCTTCGACGTGGTCATGGCGATCGGCTGGGCGGCGCTGATCATGCTGCTGATCGGGACCGTGGCTTCACCTGGCGCGCGCGCGCGCCTCGCGGCCGCGGGGCGCATGGCCTTCACCAATTATCTCACCACCTCGATCGTGATGACGACGATCTTCTATGGCTATGGACTGGGGCTCTATGGCGCGGTGCCGCGGGTCGCGCTCTACCTCTTCTGCATCGGCATGTGGGCGGCGATGCTGCTCTGGTCGAAACCGTGGCTCGACCGCTTTCACTACGGCCCGCTCGAATGGCTATGGCGCAGCCTCTCGCGCGGCGCGCTGCAACCGATGCGGAAGGTCGCCGTGCCTCAGTAA
- a CDS encoding Coq4 family protein, whose translation MAPTLFSHPDRQPQKFRPLKALSHFRKLIKDKEDTEQVFHIFEALPRKSFMDDARAFVESDLGRRLMVSEPYLPDLLDDHEWIGTLPAGSVGDAYVTFMRREGLSAAGLVAESDKMGRPQYDDQVQWFANRLRDTHDLFHILTGYGRDALGEQCVLGFTYGQTGNYGNAFIAYAGGYELKRRVKGDAPVMGAIRQGQRHGKAAKAIIEQDIRSLLAEPLEAARARLGIGKPTLYEEAHRAYRSRGIDPYNFLAAKAVAA comes from the coding sequence ATGGCCCCCACGCTCTTTTCCCACCCCGACCGCCAGCCGCAGAAATTCCGCCCGCTGAAGGCGCTGTCGCATTTCCGCAAGCTGATCAAGGACAAGGAAGACACCGAACAGGTGTTCCACATCTTCGAGGCACTGCCGCGCAAAAGCTTCATGGACGATGCGCGCGCCTTCGTCGAAAGCGACCTCGGCCGGCGGCTGATGGTCAGTGAACCCTATCTGCCCGACCTGCTCGACGATCATGAGTGGATCGGCACGCTGCCCGCAGGCAGCGTGGGCGACGCCTATGTCACCTTCATGCGCCGCGAAGGCCTGTCGGCAGCGGGCCTCGTCGCCGAGAGCGACAAGATGGGGCGTCCGCAATATGACGATCAGGTGCAATGGTTTGCGAACCGCCTGCGCGACACGCACGACCTGTTCCACATTCTGACCGGCTATGGCCGCGACGCGCTGGGTGAACAGTGCGTGCTCGGCTTTACCTATGGCCAGACGGGAAACTACGGCAATGCCTTCATCGCCTATGCCGGCGGTTACGAACTCAAGCGCCGCGTCAAGGGCGACGCGCCGGTGATGGGAGCGATCCGTCAGGGCCAGCGTCACGGCAAGGCGGCAAAGGCGATCATCGAGCAGGATATCCGTTCGCTGCTCGCCGAACCGCTCGAGGCCGCGCGAGCGCGGCTCGGCATCGGCAAGCCGACGTTGTACGAGGAAGCGCACCGCGCGTACCGCAGCCGCGGCATCGACCCGTATAATTTCCTTGCGGCGAAGGCCGTCGCGGCTTGA
- a CDS encoding DUF3052 domain-containing protein has product MTAGYSGTPLAKKLSLKDGLSVWFHAMPTSVREDIGGVALDERAAPEAGLQAAHIFITERAELEHLLTDLRTLIVPAGFVWVSWPKKASKVPTDITEDVIRALCLPMGWVDVKVCAVDAIWSGLKLMIRKELR; this is encoded by the coding sequence ATGACCGCGGGTTACTCGGGCACACCGCTCGCGAAGAAGCTGTCGCTCAAGGACGGCCTGTCGGTGTGGTTCCACGCCATGCCGACCAGCGTGCGCGAAGACATCGGCGGCGTTGCACTCGACGAGCGCGCCGCGCCCGAAGCGGGGCTGCAGGCCGCGCACATCTTCATCACCGAACGCGCCGAACTCGAACACCTGCTGACCGACCTCCGCACGCTGATCGTCCCCGCGGGGTTCGTCTGGGTGAGTTGGCCCAAGAAGGCGTCGAAGGTCCCGACCGACATCACCGAGGACGTCATCCGCGCGCTCTGCCTGCCGATGGGCTGGGTCGATGTGAAGGTCTGCGCCGTCGATGCGATCTGGTCGGGGCTGAAGCTGATGATCCGGAAAGAGCTGCGCTAA